A genomic stretch from Mesotoga sp. Brook.08.105.5.1 includes:
- a CDS encoding magnesium transporter CorA family protein produces the protein MREILISENGKMKVIESPTEGCWINVIAPDSGDIAFLRSLEIDEDFVYDALDQEERARFEQDEELIYVITKLPYFDINDEAVPYRTTTLGIAMKSGYFVTISGFENAIVSDIVEGRVRDISTKKRNRFLLRIFDRATVYYLRYLKEIRRLSNEVESELHRSTRNQELVAMLNLEKSLVFFTTSLRSNELMFEKLKRANILTLYEEDEELFEDISIENRQAIEMANIYSDILTGMMDAFASVISNNLNVVMKILTIVTLSLQIPTLVASMYGMNVKLPFMNNSSIFYWSMGLSGVVAFLVAIILFKIRWFKK, from the coding sequence GTGCGAGAGATACTGATTTCAGAGAATGGAAAAATGAAAGTCATAGAGTCACCGACGGAAGGCTGCTGGATCAATGTTATTGCACCTGACAGTGGTGACATAGCTTTTCTCAGAAGTTTGGAGATCGACGAGGACTTTGTGTATGATGCTCTTGATCAGGAAGAAAGGGCAAGGTTTGAGCAAGACGAAGAACTCATCTACGTGATTACTAAGCTTCCATACTTCGATATCAACGACGAGGCGGTTCCTTACAGAACGACCACACTTGGTATCGCTATGAAGTCCGGTTATTTTGTTACCATAAGTGGTTTCGAAAACGCCATTGTTTCTGACATAGTTGAAGGCAGAGTTAGGGACATATCAACCAAGAAGCGTAATCGTTTTCTTCTGAGAATCTTCGATAGGGCAACGGTTTATTACCTTAGGTATCTGAAGGAAATCCGAAGACTGTCAAATGAAGTCGAATCAGAGTTGCACAGATCGACTAGGAATCAAGAACTGGTGGCAATGTTGAATCTTGAAAAGTCTTTGGTCTTCTTTACCACATCTCTTAGGTCCAACGAGTTGATGTTTGAAAAGCTGAAGAGAGCCAACATCCTAACTTTATACGAGGAGGACGAAGAGCTGTTTGAGGATATTTCCATTGAGAACAGACAGGCTATAGAGATGGCGAATATTTACAGCGACATTCTGACGGGAATGATGGATGCCTTCGCGTCTGTTATTTCCAACAACCTCAACGTTGTAATGAAGATACTGACAATAGTGACTTTGTCTCTTCAGATTCCGACACTGGTTGCATCGATGTATGGAATGAATGTCAAACTTCCTTTTATGAACAACAGTTCTATCTTCTACTGGTCAATGGGTCTCTCGGGAGTTGTGGCGTTTCTTGTTGCCATAATTCTCTTCAAAATTAGATGGTTTAAGAAGTAG
- a CDS encoding MraY family glycosyltransferase: MMAFVYALVLSAVLCFLFRRVGIKLDLVDRPSGTLKPHEKPISFMGGTAILLALVPWLIQSPEFLPAIIIMWTLGFADDIRGISPKIRLVVEILVGFSVAFVIYGFSTVDSIILSIIFAGTVNAYNMVDGLDGICSTNMIVFGIFAFFTGFVPLMSLAVAGAYAGYMIFNFPPARLFMGDQGSYIAGTFVGTLLIQSWGSQNFVRVAAICWPVVLDLFVGFLRRSIAMKSPFTGDRDHYYDKIFKLFGQKKRVTLLISTGMALFYAVLGLFLPVALIPPVLLLTSLTQIFLLKSLRTTS, translated from the coding sequence ATGATGGCTTTTGTCTACGCTCTCGTTCTCTCGGCCGTACTATGTTTCCTTTTTCGTAGAGTGGGCATTAAGCTAGATCTGGTAGACAGGCCTTCGGGGACTCTAAAGCCCCACGAAAAACCGATTAGCTTTATGGGTGGAACTGCAATTCTACTTGCGCTTGTTCCATGGCTAATTCAGAGTCCGGAGTTCTTACCCGCAATAATCATTATGTGGACTCTGGGCTTTGCGGACGACATAAGAGGCATATCACCAAAGATCAGACTGGTAGTGGAAATTCTTGTCGGATTCTCCGTTGCATTCGTAATCTACGGCTTCTCGACAGTCGATTCGATAATACTCTCAATCATCTTTGCAGGAACGGTTAACGCCTATAATATGGTGGATGGACTTGACGGAATATGCTCAACTAATATGATTGTTTTCGGAATCTTCGCCTTCTTCACGGGATTTGTGCCTCTTATGTCTCTTGCAGTCGCTGGCGCTTATGCCGGATATATGATCTTCAATTTTCCCCCCGCAAGGCTTTTTATGGGGGACCAGGGATCATACATCGCCGGAACATTTGTGGGAACGTTACTCATACAGTCTTGGGGAAGTCAGAATTTCGTTCGAGTTGCAGCTATTTGCTGGCCCGTAGTACTTGACCTTTTCGTGGGTTTCTTGAGAAGATCTATTGCAATGAAGTCACCTTTCACAGGTGATAGAGATCACTATTACGACAAAATATTCAAGCTCTTTGGACAGAAAAAGAGAGTCACGCTCTTAATATCTACCGGCATGGCTCTCTTCTATGCAGTCTTAGGGCTATTTCTTCCAGTTGCGCTAATTCCCCCCGTACTACTGTTGACTTCGTTGACTCAGATCTTCCTTCTTAAGTCTCTACGAACTACTTCTTAA
- a CDS encoding DegT/DnrJ/EryC1/StrS aminotransferase family protein — MFIPLSRPDITEREISAVTELMSSGILSIGPKVAEFEERFAEYIGVEHAVAVNSGTSALHLIVRSLDLKQDQTVITSSFTFVSSANVAVYEGAVPVFADIDEATYNISPETLEDALAYYSKNGLNTGQIELGPFIPDVFMAVDIFGHPLEWDGIEGVCNRHGVKIIEDSCEALGSSFMGRRTGTFGLAGAFAFYPNKQITTGEGGIIVTDDSKIAELSKSMRNQGRGTSENWLEHVRLGYNYRMDEMSAALGLEQLKRIDEILAKRQRVADRYAKLLSKIDGVETPFVADYATSIGWFVYVIRLDEKIERDNFMKYLNDNGVQCRDYFRPIHLQPFYMTKFGFKNGMFPVTEELARRTVAIPFFNNLSEQEQQFVAHTIEKALEYN; from the coding sequence GTGTTTATACCCCTTTCCAGACCCGACATAACTGAAAGAGAGATATCCGCTGTTACTGAACTCATGAGTAGCGGAATTCTATCCATCGGCCCAAAAGTCGCAGAATTTGAAGAAAGGTTTGCAGAATATATTGGTGTCGAGCACGCAGTTGCAGTAAACAGCGGGACCAGCGCTCTTCATCTTATAGTTCGCTCTCTCGACTTGAAACAGGACCAGACGGTGATCACAAGCTCCTTCACTTTTGTGTCCTCAGCCAATGTTGCAGTATACGAAGGCGCCGTTCCTGTTTTCGCAGATATTGACGAGGCAACATACAACATCTCTCCAGAGACTTTGGAAGATGCTCTTGCCTATTATTCGAAAAACGGTTTGAATACAGGTCAAATTGAGTTAGGACCCTTCATTCCAGATGTTTTCATGGCGGTCGATATTTTTGGTCATCCCCTTGAATGGGACGGGATAGAAGGTGTCTGTAACAGACACGGCGTAAAAATCATAGAGGATTCATGTGAGGCACTGGGAAGCTCCTTTATGGGGCGGAGAACCGGCACTTTCGGTCTCGCAGGTGCATTTGCATTCTATCCAAACAAGCAAATCACAACTGGAGAGGGTGGAATAATTGTTACTGACGACAGCAAGATTGCCGAATTATCGAAAAGCATGCGGAATCAGGGAAGAGGCACATCAGAAAATTGGCTTGAACATGTGAGGTTGGGCTACAATTATCGGATGGACGAGATGTCGGCAGCACTGGGTTTAGAGCAGCTTAAGAGAATTGATGAAATTCTAGCAAAGCGGCAGAGAGTTGCCGACAGATATGCGAAATTGCTTTCAAAGATTGATGGAGTAGAGACTCCCTTTGTAGCAGACTACGCTACAAGTATCGGCTGGTTCGTATATGTCATAAGGCTTGATGAAAAGATAGAGAGAGACAACTTCATGAAATACCTCAATGACAATGGTGTTCAGTGCAGAGACTATTTCAGACCTATACACCTTCAACCCTTTTATATGACAAAGTTTGGATTCAAGAATGGCATGTTTCCCGTAACTGAAGAGCTCGCAAGAAGAACGGTTGCTATTCCTTTCTTCAATAATCTGTCTGAACAAGAACAGCAGTTCGTTGCTCACACTATTGAAAAGGCTTTGGAGTATAACTGA
- a CDS encoding nucleoside-diphosphate sugar epimerase/dehydratase, translating into MKRHGDLSGFRRNLTLLVFDSLMVYFAFILGMYFRYGIFTLDEPQFFLNGVYFSLFIVVSLILNGVYTIAWSYSYFRDYLIILRAVVIGYAVGFATGRLLNLFGVRFLTVPFTVSTMAAIISVFLIIWSRIFWLSILSRNHHVVSSAERVLIVGAGDAGTSIAEELSRRPENGLVIGFIDDSPRKLRKRIRGVPVLGNTDEIMALVEKMDVKRVIIAIPSADAATLRRIFSKIDVGKVKAQTLPSITEIMDGKAKLGYLREINIEDLLGRESVRIDVNSLKGYIVGRTVLVTGAGGSIGSELCRQIAPLKPRRLLLAGKGENSIYEIRQEIGSLFPDLDLCQLICDVADSSRMRYIFETMKPEVIFHAAAHKHVPLMEENPTEAFKVNSIGTYNVAMLASEFGAETMVVISTDKAVKPSSVMGVSKRIAEEFVRSISSRSKTRFGIVRFGNVLGSRGSVIPLFKKQIQSGGPVTVTDPRMTRYFMTIPEAVSLVLQAGAYSGGGDVFVLDMGEPVKISSLANEMITLAGYVPQQEIEIKYTGVRPGEKLFEELVLTNEEFIQTKHPKIFRLKTKEAMDETTLFSIVSRLRAAVDNNDFEELNKITAEIVDDATVKISAGCDFR; encoded by the coding sequence TTGAAAAGACACGGTGATCTAAGTGGCTTCAGAAGAAATCTGACACTTCTGGTTTTCGATTCGTTGATGGTCTATTTCGCATTCATTTTAGGTATGTACTTCAGATACGGAATCTTCACTTTGGACGAACCTCAGTTCTTTCTCAATGGAGTCTACTTCAGCTTATTCATAGTAGTCTCTCTGATTCTGAATGGAGTCTATACAATAGCCTGGAGCTACAGCTACTTCAGAGATTATCTGATTATTCTCAGGGCGGTCGTCATAGGTTATGCAGTAGGGTTTGCTACCGGAAGACTTCTGAATCTTTTTGGCGTTAGGTTTCTTACGGTACCATTCACGGTATCGACTATGGCTGCCATTATCTCTGTGTTTTTGATTATCTGGTCAAGGATATTCTGGCTGAGCATATTGAGTAGAAATCATCATGTCGTTTCCTCTGCAGAGAGAGTACTGATAGTGGGCGCCGGTGATGCGGGAACTTCAATAGCGGAGGAATTGTCTCGCCGCCCAGAAAACGGACTGGTTATAGGGTTTATCGACGATTCCCCAAGAAAGCTTCGAAAACGGATCAGGGGAGTCCCGGTTTTGGGAAACACAGACGAAATCATGGCCTTGGTTGAAAAGATGGATGTGAAGCGAGTCATAATCGCAATCCCTTCTGCTGATGCAGCTACTTTGAGAAGGATTTTCTCAAAGATCGATGTGGGAAAGGTAAAAGCTCAGACACTGCCTAGCATTACAGAGATAATGGATGGCAAAGCGAAGCTAGGATACTTGAGAGAGATCAACATCGAGGACTTGCTTGGCAGAGAGAGCGTGCGCATCGATGTGAATTCACTTAAGGGTTACATTGTCGGAAGAACTGTACTCGTAACCGGTGCCGGAGGAAGCATCGGAAGTGAGCTTTGCAGGCAGATAGCTCCACTGAAGCCCAGAAGACTGCTGCTGGCGGGTAAGGGAGAAAACAGTATCTATGAGATCAGACAGGAGATTGGGTCGTTGTTTCCCGATCTCGATCTCTGTCAGCTGATTTGCGACGTTGCCGATTCATCAAGAATGAGGTATATCTTCGAGACGATGAAACCCGAAGTCATCTTTCATGCAGCGGCTCACAAACATGTACCTCTGATGGAGGAGAACCCGACGGAAGCGTTCAAAGTTAATTCCATTGGCACTTACAACGTTGCTATGCTTGCCAGTGAGTTCGGTGCGGAGACTATGGTGGTAATATCTACTGATAAAGCCGTCAAGCCGAGTTCTGTAATGGGCGTTTCAAAAAGGATCGCAGAGGAGTTCGTTAGGTCTATATCATCGAGAAGTAAAACAAGGTTCGGCATAGTCAGATTTGGCAATGTCCTGGGAAGCAGAGGAAGCGTGATCCCCCTCTTTAAGAAGCAAATCCAGTCGGGCGGTCCCGTTACCGTAACGGACCCAAGAATGACTAGATATTTCATGACTATCCCAGAAGCTGTATCGCTTGTGCTTCAGGCAGGAGCTTACTCCGGAGGCGGAGACGTTTTCGTGCTAGATATGGGAGAACCCGTCAAGATCTCTTCTCTTGCAAACGAGATGATCACACTGGCAGGATACGTACCGCAGCAAGAAATAGAAATAAAGTACACGGGAGTTCGACCGGGCGAGAAATTATTCGAGGAACTTGTCCTTACGAACGAAGAATTTATTCAGACGAAGCATCCAAAGATTTTTCGTCTGAAGACAAAGGAAGCAATGGATGAAACGACCTTATTTTCGATAGTTAGTCGTCTTAGGGCAGCCGTTGATAACAACGATTTTGAAGAGCTGAACAAAATCACGGCCGAAATAGTTGACGATGCCACAGTCAAAATAAGTGCAGGGTGTGATTTTCGATGA
- the uvsE gene encoding UV DNA damage repair endonuclease UvsE — MKIGYPCINRTVKCCSARKFRLSSYSEERLIETTAANLMCLEKILEFNRARSILFFRITSDLIPFASHPVCRVDWEMHFKSDFDRIGKMIRTYDMRISMHPDQFVLLNSPKREVLENSISELKYHAKLLDLMGLDKSAKIQIHVGGVYGKKKEAMERFIDRYKYLPENVRERLVIENDERLYSLVDCLSIHNSTGIPVLLDVFHHSILGDGITQLDSLKLSQWTWLPEDGIPVVDYSTQQGGARKGKHTESIDLEHFSDFLRVSSSYDFDIMLEIKDKELSAQSAIRVAQTDERFSRVTKGC; from the coding sequence ATGAAGATTGGATACCCATGCATCAACAGAACCGTAAAGTGCTGTTCTGCGAGGAAATTCAGGCTTTCATCATACAGCGAAGAGAGATTGATTGAAACTACAGCGGCAAATCTCATGTGCCTTGAAAAGATCCTTGAATTCAACAGAGCGAGGAGTATCCTCTTCTTCAGAATAACCTCAGACTTGATTCCGTTTGCATCCCACCCTGTTTGTAGGGTTGACTGGGAGATGCATTTCAAGAGTGACTTCGACAGAATCGGGAAGATGATAAGAACATACGATATGAGGATTTCAATGCACCCCGATCAGTTCGTCTTACTTAACTCACCCAAGCGTGAAGTTCTGGAAAACAGTATTTCTGAGCTTAAGTATCATGCCAAGCTTCTGGATCTTATGGGGCTTGACAAGAGTGCGAAGATTCAGATTCACGTTGGTGGAGTTTACGGAAAGAAGAAAGAAGCTATGGAAAGATTCATTGATCGGTACAAATATTTGCCCGAAAACGTTCGCGAAAGGCTAGTCATTGAAAACGATGAGAGGCTTTACTCGCTGGTGGACTGTCTCTCGATACATAACTCTACTGGTATTCCCGTACTTCTTGACGTATTCCATCACTCAATTCTCGGCGATGGAATAACTCAATTGGATTCGCTGAAGCTTTCTCAGTGGACATGGCTTCCTGAAGACGGCATCCCCGTTGTCGACTACAGCACTCAACAAGGTGGAGCAAGAAAGGGTAAACACACGGAGAGCATCGATCTTGAGCATTTTTCAGACTTTCTTAGAGTAAGCAGTTCATATGATTTTGACATAATGCTCGAGATCAAAGACAAGGAGCTGTCTGCTCAATCTGCGATTCGCGTTGCCCAGACAGACGAGAGGTTTTCTCGTGTTACTAAGGGGTGTTGA